The following nucleotide sequence is from Clostridia bacterium.
AAAAACATGTTAAATCATCTCGCCATCAAAGGTAAATTTTGGTATAGGTTTTGAGTATAAGTTACGATCAAATTCAGCATCCAGGAGCCAAAGAACAACAACCCCAGCATCACGGCCACGATCTTAGGCACAAAGGTCAAGGTTTGTTCCTGAATTTGGGTGGTGGCCTGAAAGATGCTGATTATCACTCCTACA
It contains:
- the fliQ gene encoding flagellar biosynthesis protein FliQ, giving the protein MSPDMVMKIARDALTTAMWLSLPALGLGLVVGVIISIFQATTQIQEQTLTFVPKIVAVMLGLLFFGSWMLNLIVTYTQNLYQNLPLMAR